In Cyanobacteria bacterium GSL.Bin1, a genomic segment contains:
- a CDS encoding diguanylate cyclase produces MKHFSLLTHFVRNQGILTAAFGIAALVVLASLAGLFQGAELVMFDWLIRRRPAEPVDPRIVIVELTESDLEYLNSWPITDGQLARLLRQINQQDPIAVGLDLYRDLPSGEGREKLHQTFRAMPHLYGVEKAVKVTVKANPVLEELNQVALADIIRDADGKVRRALLAVKQGERQKVGLGTQVALTYLEAKNVAVGNTAGSLEAGGIWRNLLLPFRQENQSKIQLGQAILNPLRRNDGGYINVDNGGYQVLLNYRGLVFQTVSVRDVLENDLPPDLFTDQIVLIGATAPSLNDLFTTPYLSDDPLVPGVVIHANITSQLLSAALDNRPLIRVLPDPLEWFWIACCTIAGAKISLYLLTASPLTKRIYLSVGGTLVGVLVAGVGLVGITYLAFLGGWWLPGVAPLTGLFAAAVMVSTYTARDLRRLASVDGLTQVANRRYFDEEFQRRWLQGSEKQEELGVILCDIDFFKKYNDTYGHQAGDHCLRMVAQAIEKAVRSTDLVARYGGEEFAILLSKSSLETTVKIAERASQSVRNLQIPHLSSEASAYVTLSCGAASIVPSLEQAPASLIAHADQALYSAKEQGRDRAAVYELHLS; encoded by the coding sequence GCTGCCCTAGTGGTTTTGGCTAGTTTGGCCGGGTTATTTCAAGGGGCGGAGTTAGTGATGTTCGATTGGTTAATCCGCCGCCGTCCCGCTGAACCGGTTGATCCTCGCATTGTAATCGTTGAACTGACTGAATCCGATTTGGAATATCTTAACAGTTGGCCGATTACTGACGGTCAACTGGCCAGACTGTTACGCCAGATTAATCAACAAGACCCGATCGCGGTCGGGCTGGATCTCTATCGGGATCTGCCCTCGGGGGAAGGGCGCGAGAAGTTGCATCAAACCTTCCGTGCCATGCCCCATTTATACGGTGTGGAAAAAGCAGTCAAGGTAACCGTTAAGGCAAATCCTGTTTTAGAAGAACTTAACCAAGTGGCATTAGCTGATATTATTCGCGATGCGGATGGGAAAGTGCGTCGCGCTTTACTAGCGGTGAAACAAGGTGAGCGGCAAAAAGTCGGTCTGGGAACACAGGTGGCTTTAACTTATCTCGAAGCCAAAAATGTTGCGGTTGGAAATACAGCCGGTTCCCTTGAAGCAGGGGGGATTTGGCGAAATCTTCTCCTGCCGTTTCGCCAGGAAAACCAGAGCAAGATTCAACTGGGTCAAGCCATTTTAAACCCCTTGCGCCGGAATGATGGCGGTTATATCAACGTTGACAATGGCGGATACCAAGTTCTGCTCAATTATCGCGGCTTAGTGTTTCAGACAGTTTCGGTGCGGGACGTTTTAGAAAATGATCTGCCGCCAGATCTCTTCACCGATCAGATCGTTTTGATTGGCGCCACCGCTCCCAGTTTAAACGATTTATTTACCACGCCTTATCTTTCTGACGATCCGCTTGTGCCGGGGGTCGTGATCCATGCCAATATTACGAGCCAACTGCTGAGTGCAGCCCTTGACAATCGCCCTTTGATCCGAGTGCTGCCCGACCCGCTAGAATGGTTCTGGATTGCTTGTTGTACTATTGCGGGAGCAAAGATTAGCTTGTACTTATTAACAGCGAGTCCGCTGACGAAACGGATCTATTTGTCCGTCGGGGGGACTCTAGTGGGGGTGCTGGTAGCTGGAGTTGGGCTAGTGGGCATTACCTATTTAGCCTTTTTAGGCGGGTGGTGGTTGCCGGGAGTTGCCCCTTTAACGGGGCTGTTCGCTGCTGCTGTCATGGTGTCAACTTATACAGCGCGAGATTTACGACGCTTGGCTTCGGTAGACGGCTTAACCCAAGTCGCCAATCGCCGTTACTTTGATGAGGAATTTCAACGACGCTGGCTGCAAGGCAGTGAAAAACAAGAAGAGCTAGGGGTGATTCTTTGTGACATTGATTTTTTTAAGAAGTACAACGATACCTATGGTCATCAAGCGGGGGATCATTGCTTGCGGATGGTGGCTCAAGCGATCGAAAAGGCAGTGCGCTCGACCGATTTAGTGGCTCGCTATGGTGGTGAGGAATTTGCCATTTTACTCTCTAAAAGTTCCCTAGAGACAACGGTAAAAATAGCCGAACGCGCAAGCCAAAGTGTTCGGAATTTGCAAATCCCTCATCTCAGTTCTGAAGCCAGTGCCTATGTCACCCTCAGTTGTGGGGCAGCCAGCATTGTGCCGAGTCTGGAGCAAGCCCCAGCCAGTCTGATTGCTCATGCCGATCAGGCTCTATATAGTGCAAAAGAACAAGGGCGCGATCGCGCTGCTGTCTACGAACTTCATCTGAGTTAA
- a CDS encoding EAL domain-containing protein, with product MQLFNAISQWVRSSSPFSNRVNWPLVAASFLATGAVIGTRQLGQLQGWELAAYDFLVRSTPETALDSRLLIVEIDEVTIQQQQQWPLSDQVIADAIQILQQHQPQAIGLDLYRDIPQLPGRDALLQELAADNVVMIETLKAPGATYIPAPANVPEARVGFNDIIIDPDNVVRRNLMYVQIAGQDYLSFALRLSLQYLDKPTVELNSDLMTINNTEFPALGANAGGYVLETEETAGWQVLLNYSNRDVARHLSFNDILAGNYNPAWVKGKIVLIGTTAPSGKDLFLTPFSADDQEKTLMPGVVVHAQMVSQILSTVLDEQPLRWYWADGGEILWILGWSAVGGALAWSSRYPLIFFGVGTLMLLGNYGISWLLFWQGGWIPLIPSAIAFLVSGTIALAYRVLYFRSYDSLTGLLNRATLSKQLTQISHKQRAKNQLALLCLNLDRFQLINESFGHQVGDQLLLLVAQRIRRCLQRADIVARMGGDEFAVLLRSVSDAEEVIEVANCLKQELQIPVTLSQHQIQTTISIGAVLCNPANPLDPESLIRNVHTAMNRARESGVACAFFVEDMHDQAIYRLELEEDLRHGIQAGEFQLCYQPIIDLQNNEIAGFEALVRWHSPKRGLVFPDQFIPLAEETGLIAPLGTWILKEACQHMQAWQQRFTDLPSLWISVNLSGRQFLEKNFVDSVQRILHETQFNPRRLKLEITESIIMYNIEGILKQLHALKALGIQISIDDFGTGYSSLSYLHRFPVDTLKIDQSFVHCIEENWDNSDITRTIVDLSHNLGMNVIAEGIETPFHLEFLRAIGCEYGQGYFFSKPIASQDVEDFLRTQSKVN from the coding sequence ATGCAACTTTTCAACGCCATCTCACAATGGGTCCGATCTTCTTCCCCCTTCTCGAATCGGGTGAACTGGCCGCTTGTAGCCGCCAGTTTCTTAGCAACTGGCGCCGTAATTGGCACTAGACAACTCGGACAGTTGCAGGGGTGGGAGTTGGCTGCCTACGACTTTTTGGTTCGCTCTACTCCCGAAACTGCCCTCGATTCGCGCCTGTTAATTGTCGAGATCGATGAAGTAACCATTCAACAACAACAACAGTGGCCCCTGAGCGACCAAGTAATTGCAGACGCGATCCAAATCTTGCAGCAGCATCAACCGCAGGCAATCGGACTGGATTTGTATCGAGACATTCCCCAACTGCCCGGTCGAGACGCCTTACTCCAGGAACTGGCAGCAGACAATGTGGTAATGATCGAAACCTTAAAAGCTCCTGGAGCGACTTATATCCCTGCCCCTGCTAATGTTCCCGAAGCAAGAGTCGGCTTTAATGACATTATCATTGACCCCGACAATGTGGTGCGTCGGAACTTGATGTATGTGCAAATAGCCGGACAAGATTACCTCTCCTTTGCCCTCCGACTGAGTTTGCAGTATTTAGACAAGCCGACAGTTGAGCTAAATTCCGACTTGATGACCATTAACAACACTGAATTTCCTGCCTTAGGAGCTAATGCTGGGGGGTATGTCCTAGAGACTGAAGAAACGGCAGGGTGGCAAGTGTTGCTGAACTATTCCAATCGTGACGTCGCCCGCCATCTCAGCTTCAATGACATTTTAGCCGGAAATTATAACCCCGCTTGGGTCAAAGGCAAGATCGTCTTGATTGGCACAACCGCCCCGAGTGGCAAGGATTTATTTCTGACCCCCTTTTCTGCAGACGATCAAGAGAAAACTCTGATGCCGGGAGTAGTGGTTCACGCCCAGATGGTCAGCCAAATTTTGAGTACTGTCCTTGATGAGCAACCTCTGCGGTGGTACTGGGCAGACGGAGGAGAGATCCTTTGGATTTTGGGATGGTCTGCCGTGGGGGGAGCGCTTGCTTGGTCCAGCCGCTATCCCTTGATTTTCTTTGGGGTCGGGACGCTAATGCTGCTGGGCAATTACGGAATCAGCTGGCTGTTGTTTTGGCAAGGCGGATGGATTCCGCTGATTCCCAGCGCGATCGCGTTTTTAGTCTCAGGGACAATTGCTCTTGCCTACCGAGTTCTCTACTTCCGCTCCTACGATAGCTTGACGGGTCTTCTCAACCGCGCTACCTTGTCCAAGCAGTTGACTCAGATTTCCCACAAACAGAGGGCTAAAAACCAACTTGCCTTGCTCTGTCTCAACTTAGACCGCTTTCAACTGATCAACGAGAGCTTTGGGCATCAGGTGGGAGATCAACTGCTCTTGCTTGTCGCTCAACGCATTCGTCGCTGTCTTCAACGGGCAGATATCGTCGCTCGAATGGGTGGGGATGAATTTGCAGTACTTTTACGCTCTGTCTCTGATGCCGAGGAAGTGATTGAGGTTGCCAATTGTTTAAAACAAGAACTTCAAATTCCGGTCACGCTCAGTCAACATCAAATTCAAACCACCATCAGTATCGGGGCTGTCCTATGCAATCCAGCCAATCCCCTAGACCCAGAATCCTTGATTCGTAATGTCCATACTGCGATGAATCGTGCGAGGGAGTCAGGCGTTGCTTGTGCGTTCTTCGTCGAAGACATGCACGACCAAGCAATTTATCGCTTAGAGTTAGAAGAAGATCTCCGTCATGGGATTCAAGCCGGTGAGTTTCAACTGTGTTACCAACCGATTATAGATCTTCAGAATAACGAAATTGCCGGTTTTGAAGCTTTAGTGCGATGGCACTCCCCCAAGCGGGGTTTGGTTTTTCCCGATCAGTTTATTCCCCTAGCCGAAGAAACCGGCTTGATTGCTCCCTTGGGAACATGGATTTTGAAAGAAGCCTGTCAGCACATGCAGGCTTGGCAACAGAGGTTTACCGATTTGCCATCGCTTTGGATCAGTGTTAATCTTTCAGGTCGGCAGTTTTTAGAAAAAAACTTCGTTGATTCTGTTCAAAGAATTTTGCACGAGACTCAATTCAATCCCCGCCGTCTCAAGTTGGAAATTACTGAAAGTATAATCATGTACAATATCGAAGGCATTCTCAAGCAATTGCATGCTCTTAAAGCCCTCGGCATTCAAATCAGTATTGATGACTTTGGGACGGGTTATTCCTCGTTAAGTTATTTGCATCGTTTTCCTGTTGATACCTTGAAGATTGACCAATCATTTGTTCATTGCATTGAAGAAAACTGGGACAATTCTGATATTACTCGCACTATTGTTGATTTAAGTCATAATTTAGGAATGAATGTGATCGCAGAAGGAATCGAAACACCGTTTCATTTAGAGTTTCTCCGGGCAATTGGTTGTGAATACGGTCAAGGTTATTTCTTCTCTAAACCCATTGCCAGTCAGGATGTTGAAGACTTTTTAAGGACACAAAGCAAAGTCAATTGA
- a CDS encoding DUF3685 domain-containing protein yields the protein MSDRAIQIFLLDADLVFSEGLTKVLNAREDTHIIAQAQTLEQARHQLTTFNALPDVFVLDIHLTADEETRLGVQFCQELKQNYPNLPLFVLTTVTANSVLRSLRSLGIEGYSRKRTPLDELVHALQQVARGELYWQQGKVKVNDSQRQLPSASPPQAITPPRWLTRQRETGLAEIERNLARVEAILEKDELSNFDWLFWSGLRRELKTARWIVQQLLPVEVVVVSEEAESEAIENNSNSEAELPPLLTSLPTSLSETLLQTTLGKIQLGLVNNSGYTLEIDILSPEKKRELLYLVVQEFQEILTQLQFVHLSLEDLPERRSLLLRELWQTCLTRWISKYVELSQFPATAGSIVEFVIREAPLVESMRLNKLPAVTALLAYLLYEEPLKIDQVSYRPESPEAQARAEMLLHNLILVVANAVMQVILNQFGEQERVKNTLYANQYRSSREIARFRNELSWQYRQTYYIQEPKAIFESRHELLVLRGNRIQTVSVYAPRREDLEQLQGIRLGVTIALEFRDAIAPRFRAVFGVVGQAVVYLLTQVIGRGIGLIGRGILQGIGKSVESKRDQQ from the coding sequence GTGAGCGATCGCGCTATCCAAATCTTCCTGCTTGATGCTGACCTCGTCTTCTCAGAAGGACTGACCAAAGTTCTCAATGCCCGAGAAGACACCCATATTATCGCCCAAGCTCAAACCCTAGAACAAGCCCGTCACCAACTAACCACTTTCAATGCGTTGCCGGATGTCTTTGTTTTAGATATTCATCTCACGGCGGATGAAGAGACCCGACTGGGAGTGCAGTTTTGTCAGGAACTCAAACAGAATTATCCCAATTTACCTTTATTTGTTCTCACCACGGTTACGGCTAATTCTGTGCTGCGATCGCTGCGGAGTTTGGGGATTGAAGGCTACAGCCGAAAACGGACTCCCCTCGACGAATTAGTCCACGCCCTGCAACAAGTAGCGAGAGGGGAACTGTATTGGCAACAAGGAAAAGTGAAAGTGAATGACTCCCAACGTCAACTCCCGTCTGCTTCTCCTCCCCAAGCGATTACGCCCCCCCGTTGGCTGACCCGACAAAGAGAAACAGGTTTAGCCGAAATTGAACGAAATCTCGCCCGTGTGGAAGCAATTTTAGAAAAAGACGAACTATCAAATTTTGATTGGCTGTTCTGGAGTGGGTTACGGCGAGAATTAAAAACAGCGCGCTGGATTGTTCAACAACTGTTACCGGTAGAGGTGGTCGTGGTTAGTGAAGAAGCGGAATCAGAAGCGATTGAAAACAATTCCAATTCAGAAGCAGAACTGCCCCCGTTGTTAACCTCTCTACCGACGTCTCTCAGTGAAACCCTCTTACAAACGACTTTAGGGAAAATTCAATTGGGCCTTGTTAATAATAGCGGTTACACCCTAGAAATTGATATTCTCAGCCCGGAAAAAAAGCGAGAACTTTTATATTTAGTGGTCCAGGAATTTCAGGAAATCCTGACGCAATTACAGTTTGTTCACTTATCCTTAGAAGATTTACCCGAGCGGCGATCGCTGCTGCTGCGAGAATTATGGCAAACTTGCCTCACCCGTTGGATTAGCAAGTATGTCGAACTTTCTCAATTCCCGGCGACAGCGGGTTCAATTGTGGAGTTTGTCATCCGTGAAGCCCCACTGGTCGAAAGCATGAGGTTGAATAAACTCCCTGCTGTGACCGCTTTATTGGCATATTTACTCTACGAAGAACCTTTAAAAATCGATCAGGTTTCCTATCGCCCCGAATCTCCAGAAGCCCAAGCTCGCGCCGAAATGCTACTCCATAATTTAATTCTGGTCGTTGCCAATGCCGTGATGCAAGTGATTTTAAATCAGTTTGGGGAGCAAGAAAGGGTTAAAAATACTCTCTATGCTAATCAATATCGCTCCTCTCGGGAAATCGCTCGCTTCCGTAACGAATTATCTTGGCAGTATCGCCAAACTTACTATATCCAAGAACCAAAAGCGATATTTGAGAGTCGTCATGAATTGTTAGTTTTACGAGGCAATCGCATCCAAACCGTATCGGTTTATGCCCCTCGCAGAGAAGATTTAGAACAGTTGCAAGGCATCCGTTTAGGGGTGACCATTGCTTTAGAATTTCGGGACGCGATCGCGCCTCGGTTTCGAGCCGTTTTTGGGGTCGTGGGACAAGCGGTGGTCTATTTATTGACGCAAGTGATTGGTCGCGGGATTGGTTTAATTGGACGGGGCATTCTGCAAGGGATTGGTAAAAGTGTGGAGAGTAAGCGCGATCAACAATAG
- the tsaE gene encoding tRNA (adenosine(37)-N6)-threonylcarbamoyltransferase complex ATPase subunit type 1 TsaE: MKESSWHISLADTKATQELGKLFATFLPANSVVLLFGDLGAGKTTFVQGLGEGLGITTPIVSPTFTLINEYLEGRMPLYHLDLYRLENQSAIAQLFPETYWEGEEVTPGITAIEWADRLPYFPPSYLQVKLLKTETSRQAIIEVIQS, translated from the coding sequence ATGAAGGAATCATCTTGGCACATTTCTCTGGCTGATACGAAGGCAACACAGGAATTAGGAAAACTCTTTGCAACTTTTCTTCCCGCTAATAGTGTGGTTTTGCTCTTTGGTGATTTAGGGGCAGGAAAAACGACATTTGTCCAAGGGTTAGGAGAAGGCTTAGGGATTACGACACCAATTGTTAGTCCCACCTTTACCCTAATTAATGAGTATCTAGAGGGAAGAATGCCGCTGTATCATCTGGATCTGTATCGGTTGGAAAATCAAAGCGCGATCGCGCAACTGTTTCCCGAAACCTATTGGGAAGGTGAGGAAGTCACACCGGGAATTACAGCCATTGAATGGGCTGATCGACTCCCCTATTTCCCTCCCTCTTATCTGCAAGTGAAGTTGCTGAAGACGGAGACTTCTCGCCAAGCAATCATTGAAGTGATTCAGTCATAA